A single region of the Gossypium arboreum isolate Shixiya-1 chromosome 12, ASM2569848v2, whole genome shotgun sequence genome encodes:
- the LOC108478442 gene encoding auxin-responsive protein SAUR36-like: MRKIRGFKIGKRVIRFSKWVIGKARRKPYGYRRLKQGGLFSKSNSLSKFINWGRRLKNAAKSICSVKLGSGYGPIEEKPIEVPKGHLAVYVGRRNGGDFHRVLVPVIYFNHPLFGELLREVEKEYGFCHQGGIMIPCGFSEFEKVQTRIAAGTVGRKVAWKRHY, translated from the coding sequence ATGAGAAAGATAAGAGGATTCAAGATCGGAAAACGGGTTATCCGATTTTCAAAGTGGGTCATCGGCAAAGCTCGGAGGAAACCATATGGATACCGTCGTTTAAAACAGGGAGGACTGTTTAGCAAATCAAACTCTTTGTCCAAGTTCATCAACTGGGGTCGCCGTTTGAAAAACGCGGCTAAATCTATATGTTCGGTGAAACTCGGGTCTGGTTATGGACCCATAGAGGAAAAACCGATTGAAGTTCCGAAAGGTCATTTGGCCGTCTACGTCGGTCGAAGAAACGGCGGCGATTTTCATAGAGTGTTGGTGCcggttatttattttaatcaccCTTTGTTCGGCGAGCTATTAAGAGAAGTTGAAAAGGAGTATGGGTTTTGTCACCAAGGTGGAATCATGATTCCCTGTGGGTTCTCGGAATTTGAGAAGGTTCAGACCCGGATCGCCGCCGGAACCGTCGGAAGGAAAGTCGCTTGGAAGCGTCACTATTGA
- the LOC108459473 gene encoding probable pectinesterase/pectinesterase inhibitor 36 — protein sequence MSFTSVPNMSTSVTTGTTFLLLFLLAMATATTGSHLEQVTEVVQMARTMVVQSRNLAKASMSLYGLHNTMNYHGMGLADCIKLYDESESRLSVLLSSRGFTVDDARTWLSGVLANHRSCSEGLGQKDFGIQEHGEDRNLTSLVSEALALYAMYGKEAVVEQELMHRPRLGGKLLTSWNPTTPKADFVVSKDGSGTHKTINDAVAAVARIGNNRRPRVIIYVKAGVYNEKVDIDKNLKNIMLVGDGMDKTIVTGNRNVPDGSTTYGSATFGVSGDGFWARDVTFENTAGPHKHQAVALRVSSDHSVFYRCSIKGYQDSLFLHSLRQFYRDCHIHGTIDYIFGDASAVLQNCDIFVKRPMDHQSNMVTAQGRDDPNENTGISILESRVRPAPDFDSVKHLFKSYLGRPWKKYSRTVFMKTDLDGLIDPKGWNEWSGSFALSTLYYAEYRNTGNGASIGNRVKWPGFHVFNRAEEANPFTVNRFIQGELWIPETGVPFNSRL from the exons ATGTCATTCACTAGTGTACCAAATATGTCTACAAGCGTTACTACCGGTACcacctttcttcttctttttctcttagCCATGGCTACTGCCACCACTGGCTCACATTTAGAACAAGTTACGGAGGTGGTTCAAATGGCTAGGACCATGGTGGTGCAGTCAAGGAACTTGGCTAAGGCTTCGATGAGCTTATATGGGTTGCACAATACTATGAATTATCATGGTATGGGTTTGGCTGATTGTATTAAGTTGTATGATGAAAGTGAGTCTAGGCTCTCGGTTTTGCTATCCTCTCGAGGGTTTACTGTCGATGATGCTCGGACGTGGTTGAGCGGCGTGCTTGCGAACCATCGGAGTTGTTCGGAAGGGTTGGGACAGAAGGATTTTGGGATTCAAGAACATGGAGAGGATCGAAATTTGACGAGTTTGGTTAGTGAAGCTTTGGCATTGTATGCAATGTATGGGAAGGAAGCTGTTGTTGAGCAAG AGCTAATGCATAGACCACGACTCGGTGGGAAACTCTTAACATCATGGAACCCAACAACTCCAAAGGCTGATTTTGTCGTGTCAAAAGATGGCTCCGGTACTCACAAAACGATCAATGATGCGGTGGCCGCCGTTGCTAGGATAGGTAACAACCGTCGTCCAAGGGTAATCATTTATGTGAAAGCAGGGGTGTATAATGAGAAAGTAGACATAGACAAGAACCTTAAAAACATAATGTTGGTCGGCGATGGCATGGACAAAACAATCGTAACTGGTAACCGAAATGTACCGGATGGTTCCACTACTTATGGCTCCGCAACATTCG GTGTTTCCGGGGATGGTTTTTGGGCACGGGACGTGACATTTGAGAACACTGCCGGTCCGCATAAACATCAAGCTGTGGCATTAAGGGTAAGTTCCGATCATTCTGTGTTCTACCGCTGTAGCATCAAGGGTTACCAAGACAGTCTCTTCCTCCACTCGCTGCGACAATTTTACCGAGACTGTCACATACACGGCACAATCGATTACATATTTGGTGACGCCTCGGCCGTGTTGCAAAACTGCGACATCTTTGTCAAAAGACCGATGGACCATCAATCCAACATGGTAACGGCACAAGGGAGAGACGATCCCAACGAGAACACAGGGATTTCAATCTTGGAATCCCGAGTGAGGCCAGCACCCGATTTCGATTCGGTCAAGCATTTGTTCAAGAGTTACTTAGGTAGGCCATGGAAGAAGTATTCAAGGACGGTGTTCATGAAGACGGACCTTGACGGTTTAATCGACCCCAAGGGATGGAATGAATGGAGCGGCAGCTTTGCGTTGTCAACGTTGTATTATGCGGAGTATAGGAACACAGGGAATGGTGCTTCGATCGGGAATCGAGTGAAGTGGCCCGGTTTTCATGTCTTCAACCGGGCCGAAGAGGCTAACCCTTTTACGGTGAATAGGTTCATACAAGGAGAGCTATGGATTCCGGAGACTGGTGTGCCTTTTAATTCAAGGCTTTAA
- the LOC108457749 gene encoding methionine aminopeptidase 1A isoform X2 gives MAGGSDAAETLSCARCSNPASLQCPKCVQLKLPREGAAFCTQDCFKASWSSHKSVHLKAKLSSLGTDGAGGQNSDLASEGWLYCLRKGQSRTPKLPPFNWTGSLRPYPISVKRNVPAHIDKPDWANDGVPKVEPNSDWQHRVEIKTPDQIERMRETCHIAREVLDAAARMIRPGVTTDEIDRVVHEATVAAGAYPSPLNYHFFPKSCCTSVNEVICHGIPDARKLEDGDIINVDVTVYYKGVHGDLNETYFVGNVDEASRKLVQCTYECLDKAISIVKPGVRFRDVGEVINRHASMSGLSVVKSYCGHGIGELFHCAPNIPHYGSILEIKRLG, from the exons ATGGCTGGTGGCTCTGATGCGGCGGAGACGCTTTCATGTGCTCGTTGTAGCAATCCTGCTAGCCTTCA GTGTCCTAAGTGTGTGCAGTTAAAGCTTCCTCGTGAAGGTGCTGCCTTCTG CACTCAGGATTGTTTCAAGGCTTCTTGGAGCTCACACAAGTCAGTTCATTTGAAGGCAAAGCTGTCTTCACTTGGTACAGATGGTGCTGGTGGACAAAACTCTGATTTAGCTAGTGAGGGTTGGCTATATTGCTTGAGGAAAGGACAAAGTCGGACTCCGAAACTTCCTCCTTTTAATTGGACAGG GTCACTTAGACCATATCCCATATCTGTCAAGCGTAATGTACCTGCTCACATTGATAAGCCTGATTGGGCTAATGAT GGAGTTCCAAAGGTTGAGCCGAACAGTGATTGGCAACATCGTGTTGAG ATCAAGACTCCTGATCAAATTGAGAGAATGCGAGAAACATGTCAT ATTGCAAGGGAGGTTTTGGATGCAGCTGCTCGAATGATCCGTCCTGGTGTAACAACAGATGAAATTGATCGAGTGGTTCATGAGGCTACTGTTGCTGCAG GAGCTTATCCATCACCTCTCAATTATCATTTCTTCCCAAAGTCTTGTTGCAC GTCAGTTAATGAAGTTATATGCCATGGGATTCCTGATGCAAG GAAACTGGAAGACGGTGATATTATAAATGTTGATGTGACTGTTTACTATAAAGGTGTTCATG GCGATTTAAACGAAACATATTTTGTGGGAAACGTAGATGAAGCATCTCGTAAGCTGGTACAGTGTACATACGAGTGCTTAGATAAAGCAATATCTATTG TTAAGCCTGGAGTGAGGTTTCGTGATGTTGGAGAAGTTATTAATCGCCATGCTTCGATGTCAGGGTTATCTGTG GTGAAATCATATTGTGGTCATGGTATTGGAGAGTTGTTCCACTGTGCCCCAAATATTCCCCATTATGGAAGTATCCTT GAAATAAAGCGGTTGGGGTAA
- the LOC108457749 gene encoding methionine aminopeptidase 1A isoform X1: MAGGSDAAETLSCARCSNPASLQCPKCVQLKLPREGAAFCTQDCFKASWSSHKSVHLKAKLSSLGTDGAGGQNSDLASEGWLYCLRKGQSRTPKLPPFNWTGSLRPYPISVKRNVPAHIDKPDWANDGVPKVEPNSDWQHRVEIKTPDQIERMRETCHIAREVLDAAARMIRPGVTTDEIDRVVHEATVAAGAYPSPLNYHFFPKSCCTSVNEVICHGIPDARKLEDGDIINVDVTVYYKGVHGDLNETYFVGNVDEASRKLVQCTYECLDKAISIVKPGVRFRDVGEVINRHASMSGLSVVKSYCGHGIGELFHCAPNIPHYGRNKAVGVMKAGQTFTIEPMINAGVWRDQMWPDGWTAVTADGKRSAQFEHTLLVTETGVEVLTARLPSSPDVLPWLNK, encoded by the exons ATGGCTGGTGGCTCTGATGCGGCGGAGACGCTTTCATGTGCTCGTTGTAGCAATCCTGCTAGCCTTCA GTGTCCTAAGTGTGTGCAGTTAAAGCTTCCTCGTGAAGGTGCTGCCTTCTG CACTCAGGATTGTTTCAAGGCTTCTTGGAGCTCACACAAGTCAGTTCATTTGAAGGCAAAGCTGTCTTCACTTGGTACAGATGGTGCTGGTGGACAAAACTCTGATTTAGCTAGTGAGGGTTGGCTATATTGCTTGAGGAAAGGACAAAGTCGGACTCCGAAACTTCCTCCTTTTAATTGGACAGG GTCACTTAGACCATATCCCATATCTGTCAAGCGTAATGTACCTGCTCACATTGATAAGCCTGATTGGGCTAATGAT GGAGTTCCAAAGGTTGAGCCGAACAGTGATTGGCAACATCGTGTTGAG ATCAAGACTCCTGATCAAATTGAGAGAATGCGAGAAACATGTCAT ATTGCAAGGGAGGTTTTGGATGCAGCTGCTCGAATGATCCGTCCTGGTGTAACAACAGATGAAATTGATCGAGTGGTTCATGAGGCTACTGTTGCTGCAG GAGCTTATCCATCACCTCTCAATTATCATTTCTTCCCAAAGTCTTGTTGCAC GTCAGTTAATGAAGTTATATGCCATGGGATTCCTGATGCAAG GAAACTGGAAGACGGTGATATTATAAATGTTGATGTGACTGTTTACTATAAAGGTGTTCATG GCGATTTAAACGAAACATATTTTGTGGGAAACGTAGATGAAGCATCTCGTAAGCTGGTACAGTGTACATACGAGTGCTTAGATAAAGCAATATCTATTG TTAAGCCTGGAGTGAGGTTTCGTGATGTTGGAGAAGTTATTAATCGCCATGCTTCGATGTCAGGGTTATCTGTG GTGAAATCATATTGTGGTCATGGTATTGGAGAGTTGTTCCACTGTGCCCCAAATATTCCCCATTATGGAA GAAATAAAGCGGTTGGGGTAATGAAAGCTGGACAGACTTTTACAATTGAACCAATGATTAATGCAG GCGTTTGGCGTGATCAAATGTGGCCTGATGGGTGGACTGCTGTTACAGCAGATGGCAAACGCAGCGCTCAGTTTGAGCATACTCTTTTG GTAACAGAAACTGGGGTCGAAGTTCTTACGGCTCGGCTACCATCATCGCCCGACGTGTTACCTTGGTTAAACAAGTAA